From Nicotiana tabacum cultivar K326 chromosome 20, ASM71507v2, whole genome shotgun sequence, one genomic window encodes:
- the LOC107812848 gene encoding protein SAR DEFICIENT 1-like, whose product MAAKRYFDDSADPDSNHPNYKRMRKTPSFASVIKEVVMVNFLDNFCAALEPMLRRVVHEEVENGLRQCSRSIGRSPSLRIKALEPSNLRLIFSKKPSLPIFTNSKIVDSDGHPLQLLLVDATGDCLVPTTLASPIKVEIVVLDGDFPIGENEATWTNEEFNKNIIKERVGKRPLLTGEVNITMRDGVVSLGDLEFTDNSSWIRSRRFRLGAKVVHVGKGQNNVRIMEAMTDTFMVKDHRGELYKKHYPPALGDDVWRLEKIGKDGTFHKKLTSHGIKTVQDFLKLANIDPEKLRRILGSGMSEKMWEVTYRHAKTCEMGTKSYIARGTTYTLFLNPICQVVKAIINGQICHNRELRGIQRAYIEKLVKDAYINWSSLEEVDGGLVMNEQALLTQGEAKVLHQNAYQLQHTMLRSALVIAIGSEQTLEYNDWNIVNSAHICSPVKNGVRYISESSSEGELHYL is encoded by the exons ATGGCAGCTAAAAGATACTTTGATGACTCTGCTGATCCTGATTCCAACCACCCAAATTACAAACGCATGAGAAAAACACCTTCTTTTGCTTC TGTAATAAAAGAAGTGGTGATGGTGAATTTCTTAGATAACTTCTGCGCAGCCTTGGAACCCATGCTCCGAAGAGTG GTTCATGAAGAGGTGGAAAATGGACTACGGCAATGTTCTCGATCAATAGGGAGATCACCTTCATTAAGAATTAAAGCTTTGGAACCATCAAACCTACGTTTGATATTCAGCAAAAAGCCTTCTTTACCAATATTCACCAACAGCAAGATTGTGGATTCAGATGGCCACCCTCTCCAGCTCCTACTTGTGGATGCAACCGGCGATTGCCTGGTTCCGACCACCTTAGCTTCTCCGATTAAAGTCGAAATCGTCGTGCTCGACGGCGACTTTCCTATCGGAGAAAATGAAGCAACTTGGACAAATGAAGAGTTCAATAAGAACATAATTAAGGAAAGGGTTGGAAAAAGACCATTGCTAACTGGTGAAGTTAATATAACTATGAGAGATGGTGTTGTTTCCCTTGGAGATCTTGAATTTACTGATAATTCTAGTTGGATTCGGAGCAGGAGATTTCGACTTGGTGCAAAGGTTGTTCATGTTGGAAAAGGTCAAAATAATGTTCGAATAATGGAAGCCATGACTGACACTTTTATGGTTAAAGACCACCGCGGAGAAT TGTATAAGAAGCATTATCCACCAGCATTGGGAGATGATGTGTGGCGTCTTGAAAAGATTGGAAAAGATGGAACTTTTCACAAGAAGCTAACTTCACATGGCATCAAGACGGTACAAGATTTTCTGAAGTTGGCAAATATTGACCCAGAAAAACTAAGAAGG ATACTTGGAAGCGGGATGTCGGAGAAAATGTGGGAAGTAACATATAGACATGCAAAAACTTGTGAAATGGGCACCAAATCATACATAGCGAGAGGAACTACCTATACTCTCTTCCTCAATCCCATATGTCAAGTTGTTAAAGCAATTATTAATGGGCAAATTTGCCATAATCGAGAATTGCGAGGAATCCAAAGG GCCTATATTGAGAAGTTGGTGAAGGATGCCTACATAAATTGGAGTTCTTTAGAAGAAGTTGATGGTGGGCTGGTCATGAATGAACAAGCTCTACTTACTCAAG GAGAAGCAAAGGTGCTTCATCAGAATGCCTATCAACTGCAGCATACAATGCTGAGGAGTGCACTTGTGATTGCAATTGGATCTGAGCAAACATTAGAGTACAATGATTGGAATATTGTCAATTCAGCCCATATTTGTTCCCCTGTTAAAAATGGAGTTCGTTATATCTCGGAATCTTCTTCTGAAGGAGAATTACATTACTTGtga